A window of the Paenibacillus woosongensis genome harbors these coding sequences:
- a CDS encoding putative bifunctional diguanylate cyclase/phosphodiesterase produces MTIRRHFSYTTGIIFLAGLGLALLSEYHPLHLIFGISLVFTNLVLLLLTRLYGAGWGLFTATLVYAASIFVWGNPLFQGVLWLEIVFLCLSTHWGKRIRTTIGADFIFWVAAGIPLFFLLYYLSYRSLSIETWLIAAIYISNGLFNVLVADAIWEYLPSKYFYIHRADRDKPIYLNKLLYHILFLAIALPFVFYLLMNSRNTYDSVRYNSLQVALHTSSSISSELDRWSPDDIRRLEHPGKGGLEELQRVIEFFSADRSYHIMVLDPRHEQIVADSGNDSPQHSVTQLLPLPTNSVIQGDLYLHMPEKRLRLLPNQEWQEASYIYGTTLKRVPFILYVMVPLQPYQEQIYSQYLTQFIYFLLFMIAAAVASRWVTRRLVRGLSELADITTGLPSKVYHSRSLEWPESRIYEIRSLTVNFRQMTNKLLSMFQESLTSNQLLQEQTFQLQQSEKKLQELAYYDGLTGLPNRLHFTEYIGSLGIHYGPEHSFAVMFADLNRFKQINDTLGHETGDILLQKVASRFSLLVSDQLRVFRLSGDEFVFVYHFHDTASVQQAAQAICDALNEPVTINDIVLYVSVSIGISIYPYDGDNLDLIMRNADIAMYVAKEQGDSSYHFYDQMIENQRSENMKLENSLRSALLTGQFSLNYQPKIDAHTGRISGAEALIRWVHPAYGFVPPDKFIPLAETSGIIMDIDEWVVTEACRQNKVWQEQGLPRFPIAVNLSARHFYQGNLIGMISRVLKKTRLDPRDLILEITEGSLIKSAEYVIKVMADLRAMGITISLDDFGTGYSSLSQLQRLPIHEMKLDRSFIQGLAHDPKKSAIVRAVIELGHHMELNIVAEGIESQEELHYLRNLKCDQFQGYLFSGPLREKEFARFVKQWNGSKWIG; encoded by the coding sequence ATGACCATAAGAAGACATTTCTCTTATACAACAGGCATCATCTTTCTAGCGGGACTCGGGCTGGCACTGCTCAGTGAGTATCATCCTCTTCACTTGATCTTCGGTATTTCGCTCGTATTTACGAATTTGGTGCTGCTTCTGCTCACCCGTCTGTATGGCGCAGGCTGGGGGCTGTTCACTGCTACGCTTGTCTATGCCGCTTCCATTTTCGTGTGGGGCAATCCGCTGTTTCAAGGGGTTCTATGGTTAGAGATTGTCTTTTTGTGCCTTTCAACACATTGGGGGAAACGCATTCGAACGACCATCGGAGCGGACTTCATTTTCTGGGTCGCGGCGGGTATCCCGCTTTTCTTCCTACTATATTATTTATCCTACCGCAGCCTTTCGATCGAGACATGGCTAATAGCGGCCATCTACATCTCGAATGGATTGTTCAACGTACTGGTCGCAGATGCGATTTGGGAATACCTCCCGAGTAAGTATTTTTACATCCACCGGGCGGACAGGGACAAGCCCATATATCTGAACAAGCTGCTGTACCATATCTTATTTCTTGCTATTGCCCTGCCATTTGTGTTCTACCTGCTCATGAACAGCAGAAATACATATGATTCCGTTCGCTATAACTCACTGCAGGTGGCTCTGCATACGTCAAGCAGCATTTCTAGCGAGCTCGATCGCTGGAGCCCGGATGACATCCGCAGGCTCGAACATCCTGGCAAAGGCGGTCTCGAGGAACTACAGCGTGTGATTGAATTCTTCTCGGCCGATCGGAGCTATCATATTATGGTGCTCGATCCGCGGCATGAACAAATCGTTGCAGATAGCGGAAATGATTCCCCTCAGCACTCGGTAACCCAGCTGCTGCCTTTGCCGACCAACTCGGTGATCCAGGGAGATTTATACCTGCATATGCCTGAGAAGCGGCTGCGATTGCTGCCGAATCAGGAATGGCAGGAAGCCAGCTACATTTACGGAACGACCCTAAAGCGCGTACCCTTCATTCTGTACGTGATGGTTCCTCTGCAGCCGTATCAGGAGCAAATCTACAGCCAGTACTTGACGCAGTTCATTTATTTTCTGCTGTTCATGATCGCGGCCGCGGTGGCCAGCAGATGGGTTACCCGCCGCCTGGTTCGGGGACTGTCAGAGCTTGCCGACATTACGACTGGACTGCCTAGCAAGGTGTATCATTCGCGCAGCCTCGAATGGCCAGAGAGCCGGATTTATGAGATCCGTTCGCTGACCGTGAACTTCCGGCAGATGACCAATAAATTGCTGAGCATGTTCCAGGAGTCGCTCACGAGCAACCAGCTTCTCCAGGAACAGACCTTCCAGCTGCAGCAATCCGAGAAGAAGCTGCAGGAGCTGGCCTATTACGATGGCCTGACCGGACTGCCCAACCGTCTGCATTTTACGGAGTATATCGGTTCCCTTGGCATTCATTACGGTCCAGAGCATTCCTTTGCCGTCATGTTTGCCGATTTAAACCGCTTTAAGCAGATCAACGATACTTTAGGCCATGAGACGGGAGATATTCTCCTGCAAAAGGTAGCCTCCCGCTTCTCGCTGCTGGTTAGCGACCAGCTCCGCGTGTTCAGGCTTAGCGGGGATGAGTTCGTCTTTGTCTATCATTTTCATGATACCGCTTCCGTTCAGCAGGCCGCTCAAGCAATCTGCGATGCGCTTAACGAGCCCGTTACGATCAACGACATCGTCCTGTACGTCTCCGTAAGTATTGGGATTAGCATCTATCCTTACGATGGCGATAATCTGGACTTAATTATGCGCAATGCGGATATCGCTATGTACGTAGCCAAAGAGCAAGGGGACAGCAGTTATCATTTCTATGATCAAATGATCGAGAACCAGCGCTCCGAGAACATGAAGCTGGAGAACAGCTTGCGCAGCGCCCTTCTGACGGGTCAGTTCTCCCTGAATTATCAGCCGAAAATCGACGCTCATACAGGCCGCATCAGCGGTGCCGAGGCATTGATTCGCTGGGTTCATCCGGCATACGGATTCGTTCCTCCAGACAAATTCATACCCCTGGCCGAAACGTCGGGCATTATTATGGATATCGATGAGTGGGTCGTCACTGAGGCATGCCGCCAGAATAAAGTCTGGCAGGAGCAAGGACTCCCGCGGTTCCCGATCGCGGTCAACCTTTCTGCACGGCATTTCTATCAAGGCAATTTGATCGGAATGATTTCCCGCGTACTGAAGAAGACCCGGCTGGATCCACGGGATCTCATCCTCGAAATCACCGAAGGCTCGCTGATCAAAAGCGCGGAATATGTCATCAAGGTCATGGCGGATTTGCGGGCAATGGGTATCACCATTTCCCTGGACGACTTTGGCACCGGCTACTCCTCCCTGAGCCAGCTCCAGCGTCTGCCGATCCACGAGATGAAGCTCGACCGCTCGTTCATCCAGGGGCTCGCCCATGATCCGAAGAAATCGGCCATTGTGCGCGCCGTCATCGAGCTCGGCCATCATATGGAGCTGAATATTGTGGCCGAAGGAATCGAATCGCAGGAGGAGCTTCACTACCTGCGGAACCTGAAATGCGATCAATTCCAAGGCTATCTGTTCAGCGGCCCACTGCGGGAGAAGGAGTTTGCCCGGTTCGTGAAGCAATGGAACGGAAGCAAATGGATCGGGTGA
- a CDS encoding sensor domain-containing diguanylate cyclase produces MHKEAELIHQKNMLMLKILWGFFAIANIINLIVEGKLAPVYPLVGLILLALLTGVVLQKRWASFTMLLTVCFLFVFFYFLITGDPYLPNFIFMALAPLLSLFYHDFRAVLLSGILFILSSVYFFFAYSEVLFPGLQGREVSYLISYGVFITAFSVIHTKLTRNLWRRAGQSEERLRTILDSVSIGIWTLDLSTMKADVSDGFEQLTGFSAKSFRSNSNQFDELVYPEDEEQFHKFQQEMIIGRRSAVSEYRIICRNGTVKWVQNRGTPYFNHLNHMVRLEGVMIDITDRKQMEEKIEHLAYHDELTGLPNRTLFSKRFEEYASQGKFSLAVLFIDLNDFKEVNDTFGHDAGDLLLKDIANRLTGIVREQDMVCRLGGDEFLVLLVDIDETRVVKVADRIKASLSEGYLYQGYRLTAGASIGFSVAPSGTGDLEEMIRQADEAMYGAKKSRVRQYLSQQEGVASHEA; encoded by the coding sequence ATGCATAAAGAAGCTGAACTCATCCATCAAAAAAACATGCTGATGCTGAAAATATTATGGGGATTTTTTGCCATTGCCAATATCATTAACCTGATTGTCGAAGGGAAGCTGGCTCCCGTATATCCTCTGGTCGGACTGATTCTGCTTGCGCTCCTGACAGGGGTAGTGCTGCAGAAACGCTGGGCCTCTTTCACCATGCTGCTGACTGTGTGTTTCCTCTTTGTGTTCTTCTACTTTTTGATCACAGGCGATCCTTATCTGCCGAATTTTATATTCATGGCCCTTGCACCTCTTCTGAGCTTATTTTATCATGACTTTCGGGCGGTGCTCCTCTCCGGGATTCTATTTATCCTCTCTTCGGTGTATTTTTTCTTTGCCTACTCGGAGGTGCTTTTTCCTGGTCTGCAGGGCAGGGAAGTGTCTTATTTAATCTCTTACGGCGTGTTTATTACAGCCTTTTCGGTGATTCATACGAAGCTTACGCGCAATCTTTGGCGCCGGGCGGGACAAAGCGAAGAACGGCTGAGAACGATTCTGGACAGCGTCTCTATCGGCATTTGGACGCTTGATTTAAGCACGATGAAGGCCGATGTGTCGGATGGCTTCGAGCAATTGACTGGCTTCTCCGCCAAGTCGTTCAGAAGCAATTCCAATCAGTTCGATGAATTGGTATACCCCGAGGATGAGGAGCAGTTTCATAAGTTTCAGCAGGAGATGATTATCGGCCGGCGCAGCGCGGTAAGCGAATACCGCATTATCTGCCGCAACGGCACGGTAAAATGGGTGCAAAACCGCGGCACGCCGTATTTTAACCATTTGAACCATATGGTACGTCTTGAAGGCGTCATGATCGATATTACCGACCGGAAGCAGATGGAGGAGAAGATTGAGCATCTGGCTTACCATGACGAGCTGACGGGGCTGCCAAACCGTACGCTGTTCAGCAAGCGGTTCGAAGAATATGCAAGTCAGGGAAAGTTTTCGCTGGCGGTTCTATTTATCGATCTGAATGATTTCAAGGAAGTGAACGACACTTTTGGCCATGATGCAGGGGATTTGCTGTTAAAGGACATTGCGAATAGACTGACCGGCATTGTGCGTGAGCAGGATATGGTATGCCGCCTCGGCGGCGACGAGTTTCTCGTGCTGCTGGTAGACATAGACGAAACCCGGGTGGTTAAGGTGGCTGACCGCATTAAAGCGAGCCTGTCCGAAGGGTATTTGTATCAGGGTTATCGGCTGACCGCCGGTGCGAGTATCGGTTTCAGTGTGGCGCCAAGCGGCACCGGGGACCTGGAGGAAATGATCCGGCAGGCGGATGAAGCGATGTACGGGGCGAAGAAGAGCCGGGTGCGGCAGTATTTATCGCAGCAGGAAGGCGTGGCTTCGCATGAAGCATAA
- a CDS encoding SDR family NAD(P)-dependent oxidoreductase has translation MTSNGKQQKFALITGGSRGIGKAITLEFAKSGIHVMINYYGDDKEAADVKRQAESYGVRAEVFHADVSNSAQVKEMFAAVDEHFGRLDILVNNAGIAQAVKVTEMTDEQWDRMLKIHLYGAFYTSREAASRMLAQKAGKIINVTSDLARQGSAELAHYSAAKGGVTSLTKSLAKELAPFVLVNAVAPGGTFSDVRSSLEEGTQSGDSRHLLGRLAFPQEIARSVMFLASDDANIYTGQVLGANGGSVMNG, from the coding sequence ATGACTAGTAACGGTAAGCAGCAGAAATTCGCCCTAATTACGGGGGGCAGCCGAGGCATCGGCAAAGCGATTACGCTGGAGTTCGCCAAATCCGGCATTCATGTCATGATCAATTATTATGGCGATGACAAGGAAGCAGCCGATGTAAAGCGGCAAGCTGAGTCCTATGGCGTGCGGGCAGAGGTGTTCCATGCGGATGTTAGCAACTCGGCCCAGGTCAAGGAGATGTTCGCGGCGGTTGACGAACATTTCGGAAGGCTCGATATTCTGGTGAACAACGCAGGCATTGCCCAGGCGGTAAAAGTAACCGAGATGACCGATGAACAGTGGGATCGCATGCTCAAAATTCATCTTTACGGCGCCTTCTATACTTCCCGCGAAGCAGCGTCCCGCATGCTGGCCCAGAAGGCCGGAAAAATCATTAACGTCACTTCCGACCTGGCCAGGCAAGGAAGTGCGGAGCTAGCGCATTACTCGGCCGCAAAGGGCGGCGTCACTTCACTGACGAAATCGCTGGCAAAAGAGCTTGCTCCTTTTGTGCTCGTGAATGCCGTGGCGCCGGGCGGTACCTTCTCCGATGTCCGATCATCGCTCGAGGAAGGAACGCAAAGCGGGGATTCCCGTCATCTGCTAGGCCGGTTGGCGTTCCCTCAGGAGATTGCGAGATCGGTGATGTTTCTCGCTTCGGACGATGCCAACATATACACCGGGCAGGTGCTGGGTGCTAACGGAGGCAGCGTGATGAACGGGTAA
- a CDS encoding YeiH family protein, with product MAQTVQSQTKVVPFKRRQGIGFVQGIGLTVLLAVAAKYLSCLPLLGVMGHLVIAIMLGLVWRAAVGVPERIAGGVSFSSKKLLRLGIIMLGMRLNLQSIIQAGPKVLVMAVLHIAFTIAVVASLAKWMKISGQLGLLTACGTAICGAAAVVAIAPQVQAKDEETAIGAAVVAILGTLFTLIYSLLYPLLGLSAHGYGVFAGATLHEIAHVIAAAAPGGREAEDIAVVVKLARVAMLVPVSLGLGMWMRRKERQTRQSASCDAQPEAEETQQKIQIPWFILGFLLMSGGNTLGVIPGNVASLTVAAAYLLIAVAMAGLGLGVDLAVFRRLGIKPFWAGLLGSVGLTVLGYGTLFLFGLN from the coding sequence ATGGCACAAACTGTACAGTCACAGACGAAAGTTGTACCGTTCAAACGGAGACAGGGCATCGGTTTTGTGCAGGGCATCGGATTAACCGTGCTGCTGGCTGTGGCGGCGAAGTATTTATCCTGCTTGCCGCTGCTAGGCGTAATGGGACATCTCGTGATCGCCATTATGCTTGGACTGGTTTGGCGGGCGGCCGTCGGCGTTCCCGAGCGGATCGCGGGCGGCGTCTCCTTTTCCAGCAAAAAATTGCTTCGTCTCGGGATTATTATGCTCGGGATGAGGCTTAACTTACAAAGTATTATTCAAGCAGGTCCAAAAGTGCTTGTTATGGCGGTGCTCCATATTGCATTTACGATCGCCGTTGTGGCCAGCCTGGCGAAATGGATGAAGATTTCCGGCCAGCTTGGGCTTTTGACCGCCTGCGGAACCGCGATATGCGGAGCTGCCGCGGTCGTCGCCATAGCGCCGCAGGTACAGGCCAAAGACGAAGAGACTGCGATCGGAGCGGCTGTCGTTGCTATTCTGGGCACCTTGTTCACTTTAATTTATAGCCTTCTATATCCGCTGTTGGGTCTGTCCGCTCACGGCTACGGGGTATTCGCAGGAGCTACGCTGCACGAAATAGCTCATGTCATCGCCGCAGCAGCGCCTGGAGGAAGAGAAGCCGAGGATATCGCTGTTGTCGTGAAGCTGGCGCGGGTAGCCATGCTTGTGCCGGTATCGCTTGGGCTGGGCATGTGGATGCGCCGCAAGGAACGGCAGACTCGGCAATCGGCAAGCTGTGATGCCCAGCCAGAGGCGGAGGAGACCCAACAGAAGATTCAAATTCCCTGGTTTATCCTTGGATTTCTTCTCATGAGCGGAGGGAATACGCTGGGGGTTATTCCCGGCAATGTAGCCAGCTTGACCGTTGCGGCCGCTTATTTGCTGATTGCCGTAGCCATGGCCGGGCTGGGGCTCGGGGTCGATCTGGCTGTATTCCGGCGGCTGGGGATTAAGCCTTTCTGGGCAGGGCTGCTCGGGTCGGTCGGTTTGACGGTGCTCGGTTATGGAACATTGTTTCTATTTGGGCTGAACTAA
- a CDS encoding LysR family transcriptional regulator codes for MIVDTLRVFVTVAEQRHFSKAAELLNMSQPGVSQHIRNMENELGTKLMLRSPKQVKLTEEGTILYRKAKQILSLYEEAKQQIHLLHEVVTGSIQIGASFTIGEYILPRLLAKFAGQYPEVDLQLTIGNTEEIVAGIRSNDLDLALVEGTVEEHPDLIITPYMQDEMIVVAARNHPLAAAAALEPADLANQNWIIREIGSGTRAFSDHFLQANGLTAKRSYVFNSSQGVKEAVSAGLGIAVLSRLAVRKELGNGELCELAVNGPAMKRELSVIRNRQGSLTLAAEMFQREVQERQQAAEWTCDLPKLADHL; via the coding sequence ATGATCGTCGACACCCTGCGTGTCTTTGTTACGGTTGCAGAACAACGTCATTTCTCAAAGGCCGCAGAACTTCTGAACATGTCCCAGCCTGGCGTAAGCCAGCATATTCGCAATATGGAGAACGAGCTCGGCACGAAACTGATGCTGCGCTCACCCAAGCAGGTGAAATTGACAGAGGAAGGAACCATCCTGTACCGGAAAGCCAAACAGATTTTAAGCCTGTACGAGGAAGCGAAGCAGCAAATCCATTTGCTGCATGAAGTGGTAACCGGCTCGATTCAAATCGGCGCCAGCTTCACGATCGGGGAATATATTCTGCCTCGGCTTCTCGCTAAATTTGCCGGACAGTATCCGGAGGTCGATCTTCAACTGACGATCGGCAATACGGAGGAAATCGTGGCGGGAATCCGCTCCAACGATCTCGATCTTGCGCTCGTAGAGGGCACTGTGGAAGAACATCCTGATTTGATCATCACTCCTTACATGCAGGATGAAATGATCGTTGTGGCGGCGAGGAATCACCCGTTAGCTGCGGCAGCGGCATTGGAGCCGGCTGACCTGGCCAATCAAAATTGGATCATCCGCGAAATCGGTTCGGGCACCCGCGCCTTTAGCGATCATTTCCTGCAGGCGAACGGATTGACCGCCAAGCGGTCCTATGTATTCAATAGCAGCCAGGGCGTGAAAGAGGCGGTATCGGCAGGCCTGGGGATTGCCGTACTCTCGCGCCTGGCCGTCCGCAAGGAGCTGGGGAACGGTGAGCTCTGCGAGCTGGCGGTAAACGGACCGGCCATGAAGCGGGAGCTGTCCGTCATTCGCAACAGACAAGGCTCCCTCACCTTGGCGGCGGAGATGTTCCAGCGGGAGGTACAGGAGCGGCAACAGGCGGCGGAATGGACCTGCGATTTACCCAAACTGGCCGACCATCTCTAA
- a CDS encoding ArsR/SmtB family transcription factor — protein MSEAPKYDVFQAIADPTRRQLLSLLSRQEMPVKEISGHFPMSRTAVSKHLHVLSSAGLVRERKVGRETRYRLDPEPLQELQYWLNYFEQFWDNKLSMLKYYVENEGNRTAE, from the coding sequence ATGTCGGAAGCCCCGAAGTACGATGTGTTCCAGGCCATAGCCGACCCGACCCGCCGGCAATTGCTGAGTTTGCTCAGCAGGCAGGAAATGCCCGTCAAGGAGATCAGCGGACACTTTCCGATGAGCCGTACCGCCGTATCCAAGCATCTGCATGTCCTGTCCTCAGCCGGGCTGGTCCGGGAACGGAAGGTAGGCCGGGAGACCAGGTACCGTCTTGACCCGGAGCCGCTGCAGGAGCTGCAGTATTGGTTGAATTACTTTGAGCAATTTTGGGACAACAAGCTGTCCATGCTCAAATACTACGTGGAGAACGAGGGGAACAGGACAGCGGAGTAG
- a CDS encoding SRPBCC family protein, with amino-acid sequence MNKDQQTNGGSLPDIRRTIVVNAPIGKVWEAVATSEGIAAWFMPNNFEPKEGFEFVLNAGPFGNSPCKVTEIQPPHRLSFTWGKDWTLSFELVEAGGQTEFTLIHSGWSADQVTEFGEAHSIVRPRMDQGWGGLVQKLASYVEG; translated from the coding sequence ATGAACAAAGACCAACAAACAAACGGCGGATCGCTTCCGGATATACGGCGCACGATTGTAGTGAACGCACCCATCGGCAAAGTGTGGGAGGCTGTGGCCACATCGGAGGGAATCGCTGCTTGGTTTATGCCAAACAATTTTGAACCGAAGGAGGGGTTCGAATTCGTGCTGAATGCCGGACCATTTGGCAACTCGCCCTGCAAGGTGACGGAGATTCAGCCGCCGCATCGGCTTTCTTTTACATGGGGGAAAGATTGGACGTTGTCCTTTGAGCTGGTAGAAGCAGGCGGGCAAACGGAGTTCACGCTGATTCATAGCGGCTGGAGCGCCGATCAGGTTACGGAGTTCGGAGAGGCTCATTCCATTGTGCGTCCCCGTATGGACCAAGGCTGGGGCGGACTGGTGCAGAAGCTGGCCTCTTACGTGGAAGGCTGA